One window of the Eucalyptus grandis isolate ANBG69807.140 chromosome 8, ASM1654582v1, whole genome shotgun sequence genome contains the following:
- the LOC104429813 gene encoding UDP-glycosyltransferase 72E1: protein MRTLKPHAALLASPGMGHLIPVVELGKRLAAHHGFDVTIFVVAPDSSIGESPVFSSASALNHLKLVLLPPVDISGLTDSTSSVVTQLVMMMREALPSLRTAISAMRARPAALVVDLFGTEALAVAEEFDMLKYVFITSTARFLAATIHLPTIDGKVEHEHRIMKRPLEIPGLEPVRFEDTLDLFLDQTDKSLYAEYTRIGREIPTADGILVNTWQDLEPSTLHALEDDKFLGRVTKAPVYPVGPLVRPVGPNSKSEVMNWLGMQPVESVIYVSFGSGGTLSAEQTTELAWGLELSQQRFVWVVRPPMDDDASGNFFNGSNGQDGTPNYLPGGFYTRTHDRGMVVPMWAPQTEILAHESVGGFVSHCGWNSTLESIVNGVPMVAWPLYAEQGMNAAMLVEKLGTAVRSRMRPAGGPIGREEIADMVRSVINSKGNGMRTRAKELQRGAAGAVLEGGSSHNSLTRVAKECEVKLHSLSARALGA from the coding sequence ATGCGAACCCTAAAGCCTCATGCAGCTCTGCTCGCCAGCCCCGGCATGGGCCACCTAATCCCTGTCGTGGAGCTTGGGAAGCGCCTCGCCGCCCACCACGGCTTCGATGTCACCATCTTCGTAGTGGCACCCGACTCGTCGATCGGGGAATCCCCTGTTTTCAGCTCGGCGTCGGCTCTGAACCACCTGAAGCTCGTCTTGCTCCCCCCAGTGGACATCTCTGGGCTCACCGACTCGACCTCCTCGGTCGTGACCCagcttgtgatgatgatgcGGGAGGCCTTGCCTTCGTTGAGGACCGCAATCTCCGCCATGAGGGCACGTCCGGCGGCTCTCGTGGTCGATTTGTTCGGAACTGAAGCTCTGGCTGTGGCTGAGGAGTTCGACATGCTCAAGTACGTTTTCATCACTTCAACGGCGCGGTTTCTCGCGGCCACCATTCACTTGCCCACCATAGATGGGAAAGTAGAACATGAGCATCGTATTATGAAAAGGCCTTTGGAAATTCCAGGCCTTGAACCGGTCCGATTCGAGGACACCTTAGACCTGTTTTTGGACCAGACCGATAAGAGTCTTTATGCCGAGTATACTCGAATTGGGAGGGAGATACCGACGGCCGATGGAATTCTAGTGAACACTTGGCAAGATCTAGAGCCTTCAACGTTGCATGCGCTGGAAGATGACAAGTTCTTGGGCCGCGTCACTAAGGCACCGGTTTACCCGGTCGGTCCATTGGTTAGACCGGTTGGACCGAATTCAAAGAGTGAGGTGATGAACTGGTTGGGCATGCAACCAGTCGAATCGGTCATTTACGTTTCTTTCGGGAGCGGCGGGACCCTGTCGGCTGAGCAAACCACCGAGCTGGCATGGGGGCTGGAGCTGAGCCAGCAGAGGTTCGTTTGGGTGGTGCGCCCTCCCATGGACGACGACGCGTCTGGGAATTTCTTCAACGGGTCCAACGGCCAGGATGGGACTCCGAATTACCTCCCCGGGGGTTTCTACACCCGGACCCACGATAGGGGAATGGTGGTGCCCATGTGGGCGCCGCAAACCGAGATCCTAGCCCACGAGTCCGTGGGAGGGTTCGTGTCGCACTGCGGCTGGAACTCGACCTTGGAAAGCATAGTGAACGGAGTTCCCATGGTGGCATGGCCGCTCTACGCGGAGCAAGGGATGAATGCCGCCATGCTGGTGGAGAAGCTCGGCACAGCGGTCCGGTCGAGGATGAGGCCAGCCGGCGGGCCGATCGGAAGGGAGGAGATAGCAGACATGGTGAGAAGCGTCATTAATTCGAAAGGGAATGGGATGAGGACTAGGGCCAAGGAACTGCAGCGTGGTGCCGCGGGAGCCGTACTCGAGGGCGGCTCCTCTCACAATTCCCTGACCCGAGTGGCCAAGGAATGTGAAGTGAAGCTGCACAGCCTAAGTGCCAGGGCTCTTGGCGCTTAG